The sequence TCCAGCCCTGACCCAGGCCCTGGCGGATGTAGTAGGCCGGACCGCCCCGGAAACCGTGTGCCTCGTCGGGCACCTTGTAGGCCTGCGCCAGGCTGGCTTCGATCAGGGCGGTGCTCATGCCCAGCAGGGCGGTCATCCACATCCAGAACACGGCGCCCGGCCCACCCAGCGAAATGGCGATGGCCACCCCGGCGATGTTGCCGGTGCCCACGCGGCTGGCCAGCCCGGTGGCGAAGGCCTGAAAAGACGTAATGCCGCCGCGCCCGCCGTCGGCGGTGGGGCCGCTGTCCCGGCTGCCCATGACCGCTTGCCAGGCATGACCCAGCAAGCGCAGCTGCGCCGCCCCGGTCCGCACGGTGAAGTACAGCCCCGCGCCCACCAGCAGGTAAATCAGCACCGAGCCCCACAGCAGGCCGTTGCCCCAGTCCAGAAACTGGTCGAACAGCGGCTTGGGCGCCTCAGCCGCGCCCAGCAGGGAGAAAATATTCATGAAGTCCACGGACGTAGCTTAAGGCAAAGTGTCCCTTGCTTCTTCCGGCGGCTTACAGACTGACTCACCACGCGGGACACCCTCTAGCCAGAGGCCAGCAACCTGACGGGTCAAAAGGCGAAGGCGCAGAGACGAGTCAATCTATACGCAGTTGCCTTCCGCCCGCTGCCCCGCTTACGGAATCAGCCGCTCCAGCTGAGCCAGCCGCTCCCGCAGTGTCTCCGCGTCGGGGGCGGTCAGGTTCACGTGCCCCAGCTTGCGACCACTTCGCCACGCCTTGTGGTAAAGGTGAATGTGGGTGCCGGGCAGCGCATCAATGGCCGCCCAGTCGGGCTGGGCGGCCTCGTCCTCCGCGCCCACCCAGTTGACCATCGCGGTGGGATGCAGCGGCGTCCAGTCGGCCAGCGGCAGGCCCAGCACCGCCCGCACCTGCGCCCCGAACTGGCTGAGGCCGCCGCCGTCCTGCGTCAGGTGGCCCGAGTTGTGGACGCGGGGCGCGACTTCGTTCACCAGCAGCTCACCGCTCGCCAGCTCGAAAAATTCCAGCGTCATCAGCCCTTCCAGGCCCCAGGCTTCGGCCACCCGGCGGGCCATCTCGCGGGCCTGCGCGGCGGCTTGCTGGTCGGCTCCCAGGTACACCGAAGTCCTGAGAATGCCGTCACGGTGAACATTTTCCACCAGCGGCCCGAAGGCCAGCGCCCCACCCGAGGTCCGCGCCACGCCCAGGCTCACTTCGCGCACGAACGGCACCAGCCCTTCCAGCACGCATGGCACGCGGCCCAGGTCGTCCCAGGCGGCGGTCAGCTCAGCCTCGCTGCTCACACGGCGCTGGCCTTTGCCGTCGTAGCCCAGTTCGGAGGTCTTGAGGATGCCTGCGCCGCTCACGCGCTCCAGTGCGCCGGTCAGGTCACTTTCAACCTCAATCGTCACCCAGTCCGCCGTGCCCACCCCAGCGGCCCGCAGGCCCTCTTTCTCGCGGGCGCGGTGCTTGGAGTGCGCCAGCAGTCCCGCGCCAGGGCGGACGGGCACGCGGCCTTGCAGGTATTCCAGCGCCTCTACCGGCACATTTTCAAATTCCAGCGTCACCGCGTCGCACTCGGCCAGCCGCGCCAAGCCTGCGGGGTCGGTGTAGGGGGCCTGGAGGTGCTTGGCGCACAGCCGTGCCCCCGCCTGCGGGTCGGGTTCCAGCGCCACCACCCGCACGCCCAGCGGAATTGCCGCCAGCGCCAGCATCTGCGCCAGTTGCCCGCCGCCCAGTATGCCCAGCGTCTTTGGGGTAAAGGTGTCGCTCATCGGTTTCCCCCTGCCCAGCTATGGCTCCTGAGACCCTTCGACCCTTCGACCCTTCGACCCCTACCCATCATGCGTCCCCCGCTGCCGGGTGACCGTCGAAATGCGGGTCGTCCAACACGCTCTGGGTCTGCGCGGCGCGGAACTCATCCAGCGCCGAGCGTACCGTCTCGTCGGTGGTAGCCAGCATGGCCGCCGCAAAGAGGGCGGCATTTTTGGCTCCCGCCTGCCCAATCGCAAAAGTCGCCACCGGCACGCCCGCCGGCATCTGCACGATGCTCAGCAGGCTGTCTTGCCCACTCAGCGCCCGGCTCTGCACCGGCACACCCAGCACCGGCACGCGGGTAAAGGCCGCCAGCATCCCCGGCAGGTGCGCCGCACCACCCGCGCCCGCGATGATGCAGCTGAGATTCAGGCGCTCGGCCCGCGCCGCGTAGGCAGGCAGCAGGTGCGGCGTGCGGTGCGCCGAGAGCACACGCACCTCGTAGGGAATCTGCAGTTGGGCCAGCAGGTCCAGGGCGCCCTGCATGGTGTCGAAGTCCGAGCGGCTGCCCATGACCACACCGACTTTGGGGGTGGGGTTCGTCATGAGAGACATGATGCCAGATAGGGTACGGCTGCAAACGCAGCTAGCGGCAGTAGTTGATGGCCTTCAGACCCGTCAGGAGTCCTTTGGTGGGAAAGCGGTAGGTCACCGGGTCATACCCGTTTCTGAGCGCCGTCACACTGATGGAACTGTCGGCATCTATAAAAGCCGTATAGAGCGCGCTACTCAGGCCGCCCGTCGTCTCCCACACACCCAACTGACCCGTCTGACGGTCACGGCGAACACTCCCCTGCGCGTAGCCCAATTTTTCGCCGTCTGCATAGGCGATGATGCTCATAGCGCTGCTTTTGGCAAACTCTTTTTCGGTGGAAAGCGGGTTCTTGCTGTAAAGCCTGAACGCCACGCCGTAGCTCTCGCAGACGAACGCCACATACGTCTTGCCCCCGGTGCTGCTCTGCTCATCAATGAACACCATGTCGCTGTTGTAGGAGACTTTGCTGTTAGGCACACGGGTATCGGCTAGAGCCGTCCCCAACACCAGACACGCCAGCAAAAAAACGCTGTTCCTCAGGCGCTCATTGTAGGAAGTTTCCTTCGCAGTCCCGGCCTTCCTTGCGCCGTTACACCTCCCGCAGCAGCCGTGTCAGCAGGGCTACCCGCTGCGGCCACATATCCAGCCGGATGTGCTCGTGTGGGGCGTGTGCCCCGTCGCCGGGGGCACCCAGGCCGTCCAGCGTAGGGCACAGCGGCGCCGTGAAGTTGCCGTCACTGCCGCCGCCCACCGCCGTTTCGGTCAAGGTGAAGCCCAGCTCCTGCGCGGCCGCCTGAGCCTGAGCAAAGAGGCTCAAGGTGGCCTCACTGCGCGGGAAAGGCGGGCGGTTCACGGCCAGCGCCCAGGCAGCCTGCACCCGCCTGTCGGTGGGACGGAGGGCAGCCAGGCCGCGCAGCACCCGCTCGTCCTCGCCGGCCTG is a genomic window of Deinococcus proteolyticus MRP containing:
- the purK gene encoding 5-(carboxyamino)imidazole ribonucleotide synthase, coding for MSDTFTPKTLGILGGGQLAQMLALAAIPLGVRVVALEPDPQAGARLCAKHLQAPYTDPAGLARLAECDAVTLEFENVPVEALEYLQGRVPVRPGAGLLAHSKHRAREKEGLRAAGVGTADWVTIEVESDLTGALERVSGAGILKTSELGYDGKGQRRVSSEAELTAAWDDLGRVPCVLEGLVPFVREVSLGVARTSGGALAFGPLVENVHRDGILRTSVYLGADQQAAAQAREMARRVAEAWGLEGLMTLEFFELASGELLVNEVAPRVHNSGHLTQDGGGLSQFGAQVRAVLGLPLADWTPLHPTAMVNWVGAEDEAAQPDWAAIDALPGTHIHLYHKAWRSGRKLGHVNLTAPDAETLRERLAQLERLIP
- the purE gene encoding 5-(carboxyamino)imidazole ribonucleotide mutase; its protein translation is MTNPTPKVGVVMGSRSDFDTMQGALDLLAQLQIPYEVRVLSAHRTPHLLPAYAARAERLNLSCIIAGAGGAAHLPGMLAAFTRVPVLGVPVQSRALSGQDSLLSIVQMPAGVPVATFAIGQAGAKNAALFAAAMLATTDETVRSALDEFRAAQTQSVLDDPHFDGHPAAGDA